From a single Osmerus mordax isolate fOsmMor3 chromosome 14, fOsmMor3.pri, whole genome shotgun sequence genomic region:
- the LOC136956865 gene encoding sarcoplasmic/endoplasmic reticulum calcium ATPase 2 isoform X1 translates to MAATEQERTPLQQKLDEFGEQLSKVISLICIAVWIINIGHFNDPVHGGSWIRGAVYYFKIAVALAVAAIPEGLPAVITTCLALGTRRMAKKNAIVRSLPSVETLGCTSVICSDKTGTLTTNQMSVCRMFILDSAEGEKCSLKEFTISGSTYAPEGEVSHNGKTVKCSQYDGLVELASICALCNDSSLDFNETKGVFEKVGEATETALTCLVEKMNVFDTDVSGLSKIERANACNSMIKQLMKKEFTLEFSRDRKSMSVYCTPNKARSSMGKMFVKGAPEGVIDRCTHVRVGGSKVPLTAGIKEKVLSVIREYGTGRDTLRCLALATKDNPVSKEDMVLEDSARFIDYERDLTFVGCVGMLDPPRAEVAASIKLCRLAGIRVIMITGDNKGTAVAICRRIGVFGESDDISSMAFTGREFDDLSPAAQRDAVINARCFARVEPSHKSKIVEFLQSMDEITAMTGDGVNDAPALKKAEIGIAMGSGTAVAKSASEMVLADDNFSTIVAAVEEGRAIYNNMKQFIRYLISSNVGEVVCIFLTAALGFPEALIPVQLLWVNLVTDGLPATALGFNPPDLDIMTKPPRNAREPLISGWLFFRYLAIGCYVGAGTVGAAAWWFVAAEDGPRITFYQLSHFLQCGPDNPEFQGLDCHVFESPYPMTMALSVLVTIEMCNALNSVSENQSLVRMPPWENVWLLGAICLSMSLHFLILYVEPLPIIFQITPLNLTQWLMVLKISLPVILLDELLKFAARNYLEPGWTL, encoded by the exons ATGGCGGCCACGGAGCAGGAGCGCACGCCGCTGCAGCAGAAGCTGGACGAGTTCGGCGAGCAGCTGTCCAAGGTCATCTCCCTCATCTGCATCGCCGTGTGGATCATCAACATCGGCCACTTCAACGACCCCGTCCATGGGGGCTCCTGGATCCGCGGCGCCGTCTACTACTTCAAGATCGCCGTGGCGCTGGCCGTGGCCGCCATCCCCGAGg GCCTGCCCGCCGTCATCACCACCTGCCTGGCCCTGGGGACGCGCCGCATGGCCAAGAAGAACGCCATCGTCAGGAGCCTGCCCTCCGTGGAGACCCTGGGCTGCACCTCCGTCATCTGCTCCGACAAGACGGGCACGCTGACCACCAACCAGATGTCCGTCTGCAGG atGTTCATCCTTGACAGTGCTGAGGGAGAGAAGTGCTCCCTGAAGGAGTTCACCATCTCTGGCTCCACCTATGCCCCAGAAGGAGAAGT GTCCCACAATGGCAAGACGGTCAAGTGTTCCCAGTACGACGGCCTGGTGGAGCTGGCCTCCATCTGCGCCCTCTGCAACGACTCCTCGCTGGACTTCAACGAG ACCAAAGGTGTGTTTGAGAAGGTGGGCGAGGCCACGGAGACGGCCCTCACCTGCCTGGTGGAGAAGATGAACGTGTTTGACACGGACGTCAGCGGCCTGTCCAAGATCGAGAGGGCCAACGCCTGCAACTCT ATGATCAAGCAGCTGATGAAGAAGGAGTTCACCTTGGAGTTCTCCAGGGACAGGAAGTCCATGTCCGTGTACTGCACCCCCAACAAGGCTCGCTCCTCCATGGGCAAGATGTTCGTCAAG ggggcgccGGAGGGCGTGATCGACAGGTGCACGCACGTGCGCGTGGGCGGGAGCAAGGTGCCGCTGACGGCGGGCATCAAGGAGAAGGTCCTGTCCGTGATCCGGGAGTACGGCACGGGCCGGGACACCCTGCGCTGCCTGGCGCTCGCCACCAAAGACAACCCCGTCAGCAAGGAGGACATGGTTCTGGAGGACTCTGCACGCTTCATCGACtacgag AGGGACCTGACATTCGTAGGCTGCGTGGGCATGCTGGACCCGCCCCGGGCCGAGGTGGCGGCCTCCATCAAGCTGTGCCGCCTGGCCGGCATCCGGGTCATCATGATCACCGGGGACAACAAGGGCACCGCCGTGGCCATCTGCCGCCGCATCGGCGTCTTCGGCGAGAGCGACGACATCTCCAGCATGGCCTTCACGGGGCGCGAGTTCGACGACCTGTCGCCGGCCGCCCAGCGGGACGCCGTCATCAACGCCCGCTGCTTCGCCCGCGTCGAGCCCTCGCACAAGTCCAAGATCGTCGAGTTCCTGCAGTCGATGGATGAGATCACGGCGATG accGGTGACGGGGTGAACGATGCGCCCGCCCTGAAGAAGGCGGAGATCGGCATCGCCATGGGCTCCGGCACGGCGGTGGCCAAGTCGGCGTCCGAGATGGTGCTCGCCGACGACAACTTCTCCACCATCGTGGCggcggtggaggagggcagggccatCTACAACAACATGAAGCAGTTCATCAGATACCTCATCTCCTCCAACGTGGGAGAGGTCGTCTG CATCTTCCTGACGGCAGCCCTGGGCTTCCCCGAAGCGCTGATCCCCGTCCAGCTGCTGTGGGTCAACCTGGTGACGGACGGCCTGCCCGCCACCGCCCTGGGCTTCAACCCCCCCGACCTGGACATCATGACCAAGCCCCCCCGCAACGCCCGCGAGCCCCTCATCTCCGGCTGGCTGTTCTTCAGATACCTGGCCATCGGAT gctaTGTGGGAGCTGGCACGGTGGGAGCGGCTGCGTGGTGGTTTGTTGCTGCTGAGGATGGACCCAGGATCACCTTCTACCAACtg AGCCACTTCCTCCAGTGTGGTCCAGACAACCCAGAGTTCCAGGGTCTGGACTGCCACGTGTTCGAGTCCCCCTACCCCATGACCATGGCCCTGTCTGTGCTCGTCACCATTGAGATGTGCAACGCCCTCAACAG tgtGTCAGAGAACCAGTCCCTGGTGCGTATGCCCCCCTGGGAGAACGTGTGGCTGCTGGGGGCCATCTGCCTCTCCATGTCCCTCCACTTCCTCATCCTCTACGTGGAGCCACTGCCG atCATCTTCCAGATCACCCCTCTGAACCTCACCCAGTGGCTGATGGTACTGAAGATCTCCCTGCCCGTCATCCTGCTGGACGAGCTGCTCAAGTTTGCCGCCCGGAACTACCTGGAGCCCG GTTGGACCTTGTAG
- the LOC136956865 gene encoding sarcoplasmic/endoplasmic reticulum calcium ATPase 2 isoform X2, producing the protein MDNAHTKTVEEVYSNFNVNESTGLGLDQVKRQREKWGPNELPAEEGKSLWELVVEQFEDLLVRILLLAACISFVLAWFEEGEETITAFVEPFVILLILIANAIVGVWQERNAENAIEALKEYEPEMGKVYRQDRKSVQRIKARDIVPGDIVEVAVGDKVPSDIRLTSIKSTTLRVDQSILTGESVSVIKHTDPVPDPRAVNQDKKNMLFSGTNIAAGKAVGVVVATGVNTEIGKIRDEMAATEQERTPLQQKLDEFGEQLSKVISLICIAVWIINIGHFNDPVHGGSWIRGAVYYFKIAVALAVAAIPEGLPAVITTCLALGTRRMAKKNAIVRSLPSVETLGCTSVICSDKTGTLTTNQMSVCRMFILDSAEGEKCSLKEFTISGSTYAPEGEVSHNGKTVKCSQYDGLVELASICALCNDSSLDFNETKGVFEKVGEATETALTCLVEKMNVFDTDVSGLSKIERANACNSMIKQLMKKEFTLEFSRDRKSMSVYCTPNKARSSMGKMFVKGAPEGVIDRCTHVRVGGSKVPLTAGIKEKVLSVIREYGTGRDTLRCLALATKDNPVSKEDMVLEDSARFIDYERDLTFVGCVGMLDPPRAEVAASIKLCRLAGIRVIMITGDNKGTAVAICRRIGVFGESDDISSMAFTGREFDDLSPAAQRDAVINARCFARVEPSHKSKIVEFLQSMDEITAMTGDGVNDAPALKKAEIGIAMGSGTAVAKSASEMVLADDNFSTIVAAVEEGRAIYNNMKQFIRYLISSNVGEVVCIFLTAALGFPEALIPVQLLWVNLVTDGLPATALGFNPPDLDIMTKPPRNAREPLISGWLFFRYLAIGCYVGAGTVGAAAWWFVAAEDGPRITFYQLSHFLQCGPDNPEFQGLDCHVFESPYPMTMALSVLVTIEMCNALNSVSENQSLVRMPPWENVWLLGAICLSMSLHFLILYVEPLPIIFQITPLNLTQWLMVLKISLPVILLDELLKFAARNYLEPGKDLEKPAGTRGCSLSACTEGISWPFVALSIPLVLWIYSTDTNMADMFWS; encoded by the exons ATGgacaacgcacacacaaagacagtggAAGAAGTTTACAGTAACTTCAACGTAAATGAAAGCACCGGTCTAGGCTTAGACCAGGTAAAGAGACAACGGGAAAAATGGGGACCAAACG AATTACCGGCTGAGGAAG GTAAATCTCTATGGGAGCTGGTGGTTGAACAGTTTGAAGATCTCCTTGTGAGGATACTTCTTCTTGCAGCCTGCATATCCTTT GTGCTGGCCTGGtttgaagagggagaggagaccatTACAGCCTTCGTGGAGCCTTTTGTCATCTTGCTGATTCTCATAGCCAATGCCATCGTTGGTGTCTGGCAG GAGCGGAACGCGGAGAACGCCATCGAGGCTCTGAAGGAGTACGAGCCGGAGATGGGCAAGGTCTACCGCCAGGACAGGAAGAGTGTCCAGAGGATCAAGGCCAGGGACATCGTCCCCGGGGACATCGTGGAGGTGGCTG TCGGCGATAAAGTTCCTTCAGACATCCGTCTCACCTCCATTAAATCCACTACTCTGAGGGTAGACCAGTCCATTCTGACAG GAGAGTCTGTGTCCGTGATCAAGCACACAGACCCGGTGCCCGACCCCCGAGCCGTCAACCAGGACAAGAAGAACATGCTCTTCTCT GGTACCAACATTGCGGCGGGCAAAGCGGTGGGCGTGGTCGTGGCCACCGGCGTCAACACGGAGATCGGCAAGATCCGCGACGAGATGGCGGCCACGGAGCAGGAGCGCACGCCGCTGCAGCAGAAGCTGGACGAGTTCGGCGAGCAGCTGTCCAAGGTCATCTCCCTCATCTGCATCGCCGTGTGGATCATCAACATCGGCCACTTCAACGACCCCGTCCATGGGGGCTCCTGGATCCGCGGCGCCGTCTACTACTTCAAGATCGCCGTGGCGCTGGCCGTGGCCGCCATCCCCGAGg GCCTGCCCGCCGTCATCACCACCTGCCTGGCCCTGGGGACGCGCCGCATGGCCAAGAAGAACGCCATCGTCAGGAGCCTGCCCTCCGTGGAGACCCTGGGCTGCACCTCCGTCATCTGCTCCGACAAGACGGGCACGCTGACCACCAACCAGATGTCCGTCTGCAGG atGTTCATCCTTGACAGTGCTGAGGGAGAGAAGTGCTCCCTGAAGGAGTTCACCATCTCTGGCTCCACCTATGCCCCAGAAGGAGAAGT GTCCCACAATGGCAAGACGGTCAAGTGTTCCCAGTACGACGGCCTGGTGGAGCTGGCCTCCATCTGCGCCCTCTGCAACGACTCCTCGCTGGACTTCAACGAG ACCAAAGGTGTGTTTGAGAAGGTGGGCGAGGCCACGGAGACGGCCCTCACCTGCCTGGTGGAGAAGATGAACGTGTTTGACACGGACGTCAGCGGCCTGTCCAAGATCGAGAGGGCCAACGCCTGCAACTCT ATGATCAAGCAGCTGATGAAGAAGGAGTTCACCTTGGAGTTCTCCAGGGACAGGAAGTCCATGTCCGTGTACTGCACCCCCAACAAGGCTCGCTCCTCCATGGGCAAGATGTTCGTCAAG ggggcgccGGAGGGCGTGATCGACAGGTGCACGCACGTGCGCGTGGGCGGGAGCAAGGTGCCGCTGACGGCGGGCATCAAGGAGAAGGTCCTGTCCGTGATCCGGGAGTACGGCACGGGCCGGGACACCCTGCGCTGCCTGGCGCTCGCCACCAAAGACAACCCCGTCAGCAAGGAGGACATGGTTCTGGAGGACTCTGCACGCTTCATCGACtacgag AGGGACCTGACATTCGTAGGCTGCGTGGGCATGCTGGACCCGCCCCGGGCCGAGGTGGCGGCCTCCATCAAGCTGTGCCGCCTGGCCGGCATCCGGGTCATCATGATCACCGGGGACAACAAGGGCACCGCCGTGGCCATCTGCCGCCGCATCGGCGTCTTCGGCGAGAGCGACGACATCTCCAGCATGGCCTTCACGGGGCGCGAGTTCGACGACCTGTCGCCGGCCGCCCAGCGGGACGCCGTCATCAACGCCCGCTGCTTCGCCCGCGTCGAGCCCTCGCACAAGTCCAAGATCGTCGAGTTCCTGCAGTCGATGGATGAGATCACGGCGATG accGGTGACGGGGTGAACGATGCGCCCGCCCTGAAGAAGGCGGAGATCGGCATCGCCATGGGCTCCGGCACGGCGGTGGCCAAGTCGGCGTCCGAGATGGTGCTCGCCGACGACAACTTCTCCACCATCGTGGCggcggtggaggagggcagggccatCTACAACAACATGAAGCAGTTCATCAGATACCTCATCTCCTCCAACGTGGGAGAGGTCGTCTG CATCTTCCTGACGGCAGCCCTGGGCTTCCCCGAAGCGCTGATCCCCGTCCAGCTGCTGTGGGTCAACCTGGTGACGGACGGCCTGCCCGCCACCGCCCTGGGCTTCAACCCCCCCGACCTGGACATCATGACCAAGCCCCCCCGCAACGCCCGCGAGCCCCTCATCTCCGGCTGGCTGTTCTTCAGATACCTGGCCATCGGAT gctaTGTGGGAGCTGGCACGGTGGGAGCGGCTGCGTGGTGGTTTGTTGCTGCTGAGGATGGACCCAGGATCACCTTCTACCAACtg AGCCACTTCCTCCAGTGTGGTCCAGACAACCCAGAGTTCCAGGGTCTGGACTGCCACGTGTTCGAGTCCCCCTACCCCATGACCATGGCCCTGTCTGTGCTCGTCACCATTGAGATGTGCAACGCCCTCAACAG tgtGTCAGAGAACCAGTCCCTGGTGCGTATGCCCCCCTGGGAGAACGTGTGGCTGCTGGGGGCCATCTGCCTCTCCATGTCCCTCCACTTCCTCATCCTCTACGTGGAGCCACTGCCG atCATCTTCCAGATCACCCCTCTGAACCTCACCCAGTGGCTGATGGTACTGAAGATCTCCCTGCCCGTCATCCTGCTGGACGAGCTGCTCAAGTTTGCCGCCCGGAACTACCTGGAGCCCGGTAAAGATCTGGAGAAGCCAGCCGGCACCCGAGGCTGCTCCCTCTCTGCATGCACTGAAGGCATCTCCTGGCCCTTCGTGGCCCTGTCTATACCCCTGGTCCTGTGGATCTACAGCACCGACACTAACATGGCCGACATGTTCTGGTCCTGA